The Rhodothermaceae bacterium genomic interval AGACCCTTCATGACACCACCTATCCGGCTATCAACTATTTTTCGGGCAAGCACTATTTACCGGTAATGATGGTTATCCTGTGATGACTTGGTGTTTAAACATTTGCACCGTCAGGCTACTTACAATTTTACGATCCTCCTTGGCAAACTCACAGCCCTCCTCATCTTGTATATCCTCCATCATTGCTTTGATTACCAGCGGGATCGTCTTGCCCAACGATTCAACAGTATCCAGCTCTTCTTCCGTAACAGCGCCTTCCTGGAGTAATCCTTGGAGTACATGATGTAATCGTTCTTCTGTGACATGCACAGCATATTCACTTTTCAGAGGTTCTTTCCATGTCTTCTTTACCTTGGTTTCCATAAACGGCTTAGACTTAACTTTTAAGTACCAAGGATACGTAGTTGGATGATAAGGCGAGATCACATATCCTTCGCTGACTCCTTCCTCGTTATTTGCTTTGGTAGGCTGAACAGGAGCAAAGTTCGGATCAAGTTCAAGAATCTCTCTCAGAGGACGGACAGTCTTCAATAATGGGACTAGTTTGCACTTAGACGGAAACCCTATTTTATTCATAAAAACATATTTTAGAAAGTCATAGCCCAATGCGAGACGAATGAGATTGCCATTCTCCACATACTGGATATGCATATCGTAGAAGAATACATCCAATCCATCAAAGTCCCAGGTGAAACGCCTCTGCATTGAGTTTCCAACCAGTTCTCCAAAGAAGGCAATATCAAGGACACAATCAGCATCAATAGGAGAAACCAGATGCGAATGGGGAGACGTTTTTGAGTGATTTAGAACATACTCTAATGGATTGTCTTGTTTCCAGTACTCTAGGAATGCTACGAGCGGTTCACTAAACTTCATCGCTTGTGGATGCTTATGCCAATCGTCAAGTTCAGAGCTTCGCTGACCAATATAGAACTTCCCCTCTCTCCATCCCATCTTGAAGTTCTCGCCATCCAGTTTCTCCGTAGCAATTGCCTTTATCTCACCAGATTCAATCTCTGTATTTATACGAGATAATATCTCTGGATCAAAATAGCGGGACAGTTGTCCGTTATAGGCTTGGATTCCTCTACGTACCGTATTCTTGTGATTAGAGATCTTAAAGAATTTCATCTATTCATAAGTACAATTAAGCATAAACCCCTTATAAAACTACTACATTGTGCATTTTGGTCATGTACCAGACCGGCCGGCGGTTTTGCAACTATACCGCCCAGCGAAAATTCAAGGGATCCCGGTGAACCGCTAAGAAAGCCCTCGCATAGAAGTTGATTCCGCGATAAACTGATGTCGTGTAAAGTAAAAATTTGTGGACTGACGACTCTGGCGGATGCACGATTTTGTGCCGGAGCCGGAACTGATTACCTAGGTTTCATCCAGCATCTTCCTAGCCCACGATATATTCCGCCGGAAAAGGCAAACGAGATCAAGGAATGGATCTACGGTCCGCAAACGGTTGGAGTATTCGTGAATGCGGATGCAGAAACGGTCAATCAAAGCTGCGAAACCGCACGATTTGATCTGATCCAATTGCATGGAGATGAGTCTCCGGCGTACTGCAGACGTATGACACGCCCGATCATTAAGGCATTTCCTGTCCGGCCCAATGACACCGTCCGGTCACTTTCAAGAATTCTGACCGCCTATGAGGATTGTGTAGAGACCTTCCTCCTGGATACTTGGCATCCTGATTTGCCCGGTGGAACAGGAAAATCTTTTGACTGGAGTGTTGCAAAGGATCTAGCATCCGATTTTCCCATTATCTTAGCAGGTGGTCTAGACGTTGACAATGTTCAAGATGCTCTGGAAACTGTGTCCCCATGGGGTATGGATGTATCCAGCGGGCTTGAGGATGCCCCGGGGCGTAAAAACTTTGACTTGGTAACCAAATTCTTTGACTTAATTTCGGAGAATGATCCCGACCTATAACGCACCAAATGAGAACGGACGCTTCGGTCCATACGGAGGAGCATTTGTTCCTGAGATCTTGATTCCCGAGTTACAAGCCGTCCAAGCGGCCTTTGAGCAATCTTGGACTGATCCAGAATTTCAGAATCAGTATCTGCACCTGCTTAAAACTTATGTTGGACGCCCCACTGCCCTAACCCTCGCCGAACGGCTGAGTGACGAGCTCGGCACAGGACGAATCTTCCTGAAACGTGAAGATCTATGTCATACCGGGGCCCATAAGATTAATAATACCATTGGGCAGATCTTGCTCGCCCGCAGAATGGGAAAAACACGAATCATCGCGGAGACAGGTGCAGGGCAGCACGGTGTCGCTACTGCTACGGTTGCCGCCCGGTTTGGACTCCAATGCGTCGTCTATATGGGAGCCGAAGATATGAAGCGCCAGGCCCTGAACGTAGCTCGCATGCAACTGTTGGGAGCGGAAGTCCGCTCGGCAACGAGCGGGAGTCAAACCCTCAAGGATGCCACGAATGAAGCGATCCGTGACTGGGTTTCGAACCCGTCAGACACCTTCTATATCATCGGATCGGTCGTTGGACCACATCCATATCCAATGATGGTACGAACATTTCATAATGTCATCGGGGAAGAGGTTCAACGTCAACTAATGGAAATGACTGGTAGAAATACCCCCGACGTGTTGGTGGCCTGCGTTGGAGGAGGTTCAAATGCTATTGGGATGTTTTACCCATTCATCGACCATCCTGAAGTGCAGATGTTTGGCGTCGAAGCGGCAGGAGAAGGGCTTAACGGAAAACATGCCGCTACACTTTCACGAGGAACTGTCGGAGTGCTTCATGGAGCGATGAGTTATCTCTTGCAGGATGAGGACGGACAGATCTCGCTCGCACATTCGATTTCTGCAGGGCTAGATTACCCAGGTGTCGGACCAGAGCATTCGTGGCTGATGGACCTTGGTCGAGTGACTTACCTTACCGAGACAGATGAGGCTGCCCTGAGAGGTGTTACCCTCTTATCAAAAACAGAAGGAATCATTCCAGCCCTCGAAACGGCACATGCCATCGCAGCACTTGAAAAAATTGTGCCCGAGATTGCACCCGAGTCAATTATTGTGGTAAACTGTTCCGGGCGTGGAGACAAGGACATGCAAACCATCATGGATCATTTATGAGTTCCCGGTTGCCTTCCACACTGTACTCGCTCAAATTGAAGGGTGAGAAAGCCATGGGAATCTTTCTGACAAGTGGATTTCCCGATCCCTCGGCGACCAGCCTGCTCTTGGATGCGGTTGATCAGGGGGGGGCTGACTTCATCGAATTGGGGATGCCTCACAGTGATCCTCTTGCAGAAGGCTTGCCGATCCAGCATTCCAGTACCTGTGCATTGCAGGCTGGCGTCACCATGCAGAAGACACTAGAAGCTGTTACCGCCTTCAGGAAACACAGTGATACACCGCTCTTGCTGATGGGCTACATTAACCCAATTCTCCGTTTTGGTATGGAAGAGTTTTGTAAGCAGGCTGCTAGTGCAGGTGCAGATGGATTAATCATTCCTGATCTGCCCCCTCAGGAGTCATCCCCGCTCCGAGAAGAGGCACAAAAAAATGACTTGAGCATGGTGTTCCTGGTTGCACCGAACACTCCAACCGAGCGCATGGAGGAGATTGATCGCATGTCCGATGGATTTGTCTACTGCGTATCAATTACTGGACTAACCGGAACAGGGATTACCGGGCGGATGGATATGATCACTACCTATCTCAAACATGCGCGGCAGATTATTACCAAGAATCCGCTTCTTGTAGGTTTTGGGATTCAGACACAAGAAGATGCACACCGGTTGTCAAAATATACGGATGGATTTATCGTCGGGTCTGCCGTGGTCAAAGAGATTGAACATCTTTGGGCACGCCCCAACCTCTCGTTAACGGAACGAGGTCGGCTTCTGGCACGGTTTGTGCGCTCACTCAAATAACTCAAAGACAACTAATAATCATGCGATATACCATCCTCATATTCGCTGTGCTGCTGTCTTCCACAGGCTGTGGTGAAGGAGGATTTCTTGGAAGTGATTTCCGGCCTGATGCCACTGGCCTTGAAGGTCAGATTACTGTTGTGATTGATTCCTCTCTGTGGAATGGATCAGTTGGAGAAGCACTCCTGAATCATGTGGGCGGTGCAATTGAAACACTTCCAGCCGTGGAACCAGAATTTGACTTGGAACCGGTCAGGCTATCTTCTCAGGATGCCTTGAATATGGCCCAAGACCGGAAGAACGTGCTTTTTGTGGGTCTGATTTCTGACTCAACTGCCGAAAAGAGTGTTCCAGAAAATGAATATCTGAGCACCCTGTTCAGTAATGATTCCCTGCGACAGATGATTATGGCCGGATCCCCGGCCCTGGTTGCCAGGCCAAACCACTGGCGTAGAAACCAACTGGTCTATTATCTGGCAGCAGCTTCCCCCAGTGACCTGATTGCATCCATTGAACAACATTCAGGTCAGCTCAGATATCACTTTAATGAGATAGCAAGACAGCGTCTGCATCGTGATATGTTCGATATCGGTCGACAGCATGATTTAGAACAAAGACTGATGAATCGGCATCAATTTGCTGTCCATGGACAACATGATTATTTCATCGCCATTGATACCACACAGTTCGTATGGCTTCGCCGCTCACTCACCGATACATGGAGAAGCATGTTCGTGTACTATGAGGAAAATGGGGATCCCTCGAAGTTGAATGAAGCCTGGATTGTTGAAGCCCGAGACGCACTGACCCAGCGCTATATTGGTGGGACGGCAGGGGGATGGATTGAGGTTGATCGTCGTCGTCCAATGACCACAGCACAGATCAACTTCAAAAGACGTTACGCGATTGAGTTTCGAGGACTTTGGCATATGGTCGGGGAAGAGAATGGTCGTAAATTCCCCTTCGGAATGGGCGGCCCCTTCGTGACCTATGCCTTCTATGATGAGCCCAGCGGGAGACTTTATCTAATTGATGGAATGGTGTTCGCACCCAATTTTTCCAAGCGTGAATTCATGCGGCAAATGGAAGTCATTGCTTACACATTCCGTACCCTTGAAGAGGAGGAAAGTGAGAGTACATAGCCGATGCCTTGCAGTAATGCTCGCTCTGTGTGCCACAGCTTGTTCTCCGACACCTGAAGAGCTTGGAGTGACGCAGGGCGACAGCCTGATGATTGAGATTATGGTGGATATACATCTGATCAATGCACGTGCTGAATTGGGATATGGAGTAGATGAACTGTCACTGGATACGATCATTACCCTACACGGTCTTTCCCGAAAAGAGTATGATGACCAGATTGCGTTCTATACCGAACATCCAGATACATATTTAGCGGTCTTGAACAAGGTGATGGAGCGTATCGGGCAGGATGCTAGGCTGATCTCTGGTTATTAGCACGAATACGATCCTTACCTTATGGAGACCCCACATGTAGCCGTCATCATCGTCTCGTATAATGGGCTCCCAATTGTACAGCAATGCCTTCCAACAGTCGCACAGACAAAGTGGGAAAACCTGCAGATTGTATTTGTAGATAATCACTCTTCCGACGATTCTGTCGGCTGGGTAAGAGAGCACTTTCCTAACATTCAAATTCTTTCCAACCCGGACAACTGGCTGTTCAGCCGTGCAAATAATGAGGCGATCCGCCAAACTGAGTGCGATTATGTTGCCCTCTTGAACAATGATGTTGCCGTTTCTGATGATTGGCTAGAGCCCTTGGTAAAGCGTGCAGAAAGCTCTTCCCGCATTGCAGTGCTTCAGCCAAAAATTTTACAGTTCCACCGAAGGAGTCATTTTGAGTATGCAGGAGCCAGTGGAGGATTTCTTGACCAGCTTGGATACCCACTAGCACGTGGTCGTATTTTTGAGCATACTGAAGAAGATGTGGGGCAATATGATACGTCGATAGGGATTGACTGGGCAAGTGGTGCCGCCATGCTGCTGCGACGCAGTGCACTGGATGACGTGGGACTCCTTGATGAGTTTTTTGAACTCCACATGGAAGAAATAGACCTCTGTTGGCGGCTTCGCCGAGCAGGGTACAAAATTGAAGTGGTCCCCGAAAGCAAAGTATTCCACATAGGTGGTGCCACATTATCAAGAACCAGCCACCGCAAACTCTATTACAATATTCGTAACAACATCCTCATGCTGTACAAAAACCTTCCCCCTGTACAATTTAGGGCAGTGTTTTTTCAGAGAGTTATTCTGGACTATTCAATTGGACTTGCTTGGCTCCTGACAGGAAAGTGGAGACAATCTCTGGCAGTCCTCCGAGGGTATCTTGATGCACACAAAATGAAGCATCATTATTCCCCACCAATCAATGCAGCCGCACTTCCCTCTTACCGAGGACGAATTCTTCTGGATTACCTACTCCTGAGGCACCGCCACTTCTCCGATCTGCCTATCAAAAGATTAAAAAACACTCCCTCCAGCGGTAATATTCAATGAGTTCTCTTGATGCGCGTTGACCACTGACCTGCAGTACATTCAGGAATAAATTGGCATACTCCGACTTAATTCCAGAGCCTAATAATCGTACTTTCATAGCTTATCTTTTTCCTCTAAGGAAACCAAGCTTTACCTGAAGTTACTAAATTTTACAACTAAACTTCTGGGGCAGATGTGGAAATCAATCCAGGACTATGAGCAAAATCCAGAGACCTTGGCTACAAGGGAGATCGAAACTTTAGCTGC includes:
- a CDS encoding glycosyltransferase family 2 protein, with the protein product METPHVAVIIVSYNGLPIVQQCLPTVAQTKWENLQIVFVDNHSSDDSVGWVREHFPNIQILSNPDNWLFSRANNEAIRQTECDYVALLNNDVAVSDDWLEPLVKRAESSSRIAVLQPKILQFHRRSHFEYAGASGGFLDQLGYPLARGRIFEHTEEDVGQYDTSIGIDWASGAAMLLRRSALDDVGLLDEFFELHMEEIDLCWRLRRAGYKIEVVPESKVFHIGGATLSRTSHRKLYYNIRNNILMLYKNLPPVQFRAVFFQRVILDYSIGLAWLLTGKWRQSLAVLRGYLDAHKMKHHYSPPINAAALPSYRGRILLDYLLLRHRHFSDLPIKRLKNTPSSGNIQ
- a CDS encoding DUF4837 family protein; this encodes MRYTILIFAVLLSSTGCGEGGFLGSDFRPDATGLEGQITVVIDSSLWNGSVGEALLNHVGGAIETLPAVEPEFDLEPVRLSSQDALNMAQDRKNVLFVGLISDSTAEKSVPENEYLSTLFSNDSLRQMIMAGSPALVARPNHWRRNQLVYYLAAASPSDLIASIEQHSGQLRYHFNEIARQRLHRDMFDIGRQHDLEQRLMNRHQFAVHGQHDYFIAIDTTQFVWLRRSLTDTWRSMFVYYEENGDPSKLNEAWIVEARDALTQRYIGGTAGGWIEVDRRRPMTTAQINFKRRYAIEFRGLWHMVGEENGRKFPFGMGGPFVTYAFYDEPSGRLYLIDGMVFAPNFSKREFMRQMEVIAYTFRTLEEEESEST
- a CDS encoding phosphoribosylanthranilate isomerase, with product MSCKVKICGLTTLADARFCAGAGTDYLGFIQHLPSPRYIPPEKANEIKEWIYGPQTVGVFVNADAETVNQSCETARFDLIQLHGDESPAYCRRMTRPIIKAFPVRPNDTVRSLSRILTAYEDCVETFLLDTWHPDLPGGTGKSFDWSVAKDLASDFPIILAGGLDVDNVQDALETVSPWGMDVSSGLEDAPGRKNFDLVTKFFDLISENDPDL
- a CDS encoding DUF4296 domain-containing protein yields the protein MEWCSHPIFPSVNSCGKWKSLLTHSVPLKRRKVRVHSRCLAVMLALCATACSPTPEELGVTQGDSLMIEIMVDIHLINARAELGYGVDELSLDTIITLHGLSRKEYDDQIAFYTEHPDTYLAVLNKVMERIGQDARLISGY
- the trpB gene encoding tryptophan synthase subunit beta, encoding MIPTYNAPNENGRFGPYGGAFVPEILIPELQAVQAAFEQSWTDPEFQNQYLHLLKTYVGRPTALTLAERLSDELGTGRIFLKREDLCHTGAHKINNTIGQILLARRMGKTRIIAETGAGQHGVATATVAARFGLQCVVYMGAEDMKRQALNVARMQLLGAEVRSATSGSQTLKDATNEAIRDWVSNPSDTFYIIGSVVGPHPYPMMVRTFHNVIGEEVQRQLMEMTGRNTPDVLVACVGGGSNAIGMFYPFIDHPEVQMFGVEAAGEGLNGKHAATLSRGTVGVLHGAMSYLLQDEDGQISLAHSISAGLDYPGVGPEHSWLMDLGRVTYLTETDEAALRGVTLLSKTEGIIPALETAHAIAALEKIVPEIAPESIIVVNCSGRGDKDMQTIMDHL
- a CDS encoding tryptophan synthase subunit alpha, with amino-acid sequence MSSRLPSTLYSLKLKGEKAMGIFLTSGFPDPSATSLLLDAVDQGGADFIELGMPHSDPLAEGLPIQHSSTCALQAGVTMQKTLEAVTAFRKHSDTPLLLMGYINPILRFGMEEFCKQAASAGADGLIIPDLPPQESSPLREEAQKNDLSMVFLVAPNTPTERMEEIDRMSDGFVYCVSITGLTGTGITGRMDMITTYLKHARQIITKNPLLVGFGIQTQEDAHRLSKYTDGFIVGSAVVKEIEHLWARPNLSLTERGRLLARFVRSLK